One window of the Micropterus dolomieu isolate WLL.071019.BEF.003 ecotype Adirondacks linkage group LG08, ASM2129224v1, whole genome shotgun sequence genome contains the following:
- the dgkaa gene encoding diacylglycerol kinase, alpha a, protein MSTPTNPEVKELSPVDFIQLQQYIEYCSLKVKDVLREFDADGRLARHRHGECINEEGFRLFLKTYLGVEDFPVDLCQRLFRSFQNSEPTQEDSAKEVFLKDVSCYFSLLEDGQPRDKLEFAFKLYDRDGNGVLDSSEVDRIIAQMMHAAEYLGWDVSELRPVLKDMMTAIDADSSGTVSLEEWVEGGMNNIPLLVLLGLKMTQKDGQHLWRMKHFNKPVYCNVCQSMLLGLRKQGLCCTCCKYTVHGRCANRNPAPCTRTYVKSKKETGVPAHDWVNGNCDSRKCDKCQKKIKSYQGLTGKHCVWCHTMRHDECAAQEPTECTCGLLRDHILPPWAIYPVIKERPNNVKNGCSTDDSELNTTPDGQVLQISAVPNTHPLLVFVNPKSGGKQGEKVLHKFQYLLNPRQVYNLSNGGPGPGLSFFRNLQDYRILVCGGDGTVGWILDAIDKANLLVRPPVAVLPLGTGNDLARCLRWGGGYDGEDLSRILKDIEGSSQVLMDRWSVQVITDENQEKGDPVPYEIINNYFSIGVDASIAHRFHTMREKHPQKFNSRMKNKLWYFEFATSETISASCKKLNESLTIECSGTPLDLSGLSLEGVAVLNIPSMHGGSNLWGETKKGDTKGLTSQEEPTVIIDPEILKLTSQDLSDRRLEVVGLEGAMEMGQIYTGLKSAVRLAKTSQITIKTKKALPMQIDGEPWMQPPCTIYITHKNQANMLMAPQAKSSGFFNYK, encoded by the exons ATGTCCACCCCCACAAACCCAGAGGTGAAGGAACTGAGCCCTGTTGACTTTATCCAGCTACAGCAGTACATTGAAT ACTGCAGCTTGAAGGTGAAAGATGTGCTGAGGGAATTTGATGCAGATGGCAGACTGGCCCGGCACAGGCATGGAGAG TGTATCAATGAAGAAGGCTTTCGTCTGTTCCTGAAGACTTATTTAGGAGTGGAGGACTTCCCTGTGGATCTCTGCCAGCGACTCTTCCGCTCCTTCCAAAACTCTGAACCCACCCAGGAAGACAGTGCCA AGGAGGTCTTTCTGAAGGATGTTTCATGTTACTTCTCTCTGCTTGAGGATGGCCAGCCCAGGGACAAGCTGGAGT TTGCTTTCAAGCTCTATGACAGAGATGGCAACGGAGTCCTCGACAGCTCT GAAGTGGATAGGATTATCGCTCAGATGATGCATGCTGCAGAATACCTCGGATGGGATGTGTCAGAACTGAGGCCG GTGCTGAAGGATATGATGACAGCAATTGATGCTGACAGCAGCGGCACAGTGTCTCTGGAGGAGTGGGTGGAGGGAGGCATGAACAACATTCCCTTGCTGGTCTTGTTGGGTCTGAAG ATGACCCAGAAGGACGGGCAGCATCTTTGGAGGATGAAACATTTCAACAAGCCTGTTTATTGCAACGTGTGCCAGAGCATGCTGCTGGGTCTGCGGAAGCAGGGACTGTGCTGCACCT GCTGCAAATACACAGTCCACGGGCGCTGTGCCAACAGGAACCCGGCCCCCTGCACCAGGACGTATGTGAAgtcaaagaaagaaacaggG GTTCCAGCACATGACTGGGTGAATGGGAACTGTGACTCTAGGAAGTGTGATAAATGCCAGAAGAAGATCAAGAGCTACCAAGGCTTAACGGGAAAACACTGTGTGTGGTGCCACACAATG cGTCATGATGAATGTGCAGCCCAAGAGCCAACAGAGTGTACCTGTGGGCTGCTCAGAGACCATATCCTGCCTCCATGGGCAATATATCCTGTTATAAAG GAGAGACCAAACAATGTAAAGAATGGCTGCTCAACCGATGACAGCGAGCTCAATACCACTCCTGATGGACAAGTGCTTCAG ATCAGCGCTGTGCCAAACACCCATCCTCTTCTAGTGTTTGTCAACCCTAAAAGCGGTGGCAAGCAGGGAGAAAA AGTCCTGCATAAATTTCAGTATTTACTGAATCCACGGCAGGTATACAACCTTTCTAATGGTGGACCTGGACCAGG ACTGAGTTTCTTCAGAAATTTGCAGGACTACAGGATCTTGGTGTGCGGGGGAGATGGCACAGTTGGCTGGATTCTAGATGCAATAG ACAAAGCCAATCTGCTGGTACGGCCACCTGTCGCTGTGCTTCCTCTGGGCACAGGAAATGACCTTGCACGATGTCTGCGATGGGGAGGAG GATACGACGGTGAGGACCTGAGTCGTATTCTTAAAGACATCGAGGGGAGCTCTCAGGTGCTGATGGACCGCTGGAGTGTGCAGGTCATCACAGATGAGAATCAGGAGAAGGGTGACCCAGTGCCATATGAAATCATCAACAACTACTTCTCTATTGGCGTT GATGCTTCCATTGCCCACCGGTTTCACACAATGAGGGAGAAACATCCCCAGAAATTCAACAGCAG AATGAAGAACAAGCTGTGGTATTTCGAATTTGCCACTTCAGAAACCATCTCTGCTTCCTGCAAGAAACTGAACGAAAGCCTTACAATCGAG TGCTCTGGTACTCCGCTGGATCTTAGTGGCCTGTCTTTAGAAGGGGTTGCTGTCCTTAACATTCCCAGCATGCATGGGGGCTCCAACTTATGGGGTGAGACCAAAAAAGGGGACACTAAGGGACTGACGAGTCAGGAAGAGCCTACGGTCATCATTGACCCAGAAATCCTGAAATTAACCTCCCAag ATCTCAGTGACCGGCGGTTAGAGGTGGTCGGCCTTGAAGGAGCCATGGAGATGGGTCAGATATACACGGGCCTCAAGAGCGCTGTGAGGCTCGCAAAAACATCACAGATCACCATCAA GACGAAGAAAGCATTACCAATGCAGATAGATGGAGAGCCGTGGATGCAGCCTCCCTGCACG aTTTACATCACACACAAGAATCAAGCCAATATGTTGATGGCTCCACAGGCCAAATCATCTGGTTTTTTCAACTACAAATAA
- the tamalin gene encoding general receptor for phosphoinositides 1-associated scaffold protein, with amino-acid sequence MTFRRLKKVNSSGPEGGPASQDNDIYFTSSKSDSCRTVDLPTNSSDVYNYKTLAYSGGTLPRNFKKGAGLQKWKPLTQSPEPQRKVVVLEKKEEESFGFEIQTYGLHHQDQNSVEMCTFVCKVHDDSPAQQAGLKVGDTIASVNEATVEGFRHKDIVQLIRACGNTLRLETVYSDSIRKAELEARLQYLKQTLHEKWDEYRSLMVQEQRLVHGIVMSDAAVYESLESAGVYGSLGTPSPVAQRAIRCAGSTSSSASLLSTATEDDPLYQTCLYPVDGGLDSIDHTRTEKKKEQQQPQRQQRLRPASELFTTAKTHLTRSASTRSYTRGSSSSLPSSTSGEKQGGFNSLQKKPKQKSFRRQLLKFIPGLNRPLEEEESKL; translated from the exons ATGACGTTCAGGAGGCTGAAGAAGGTGAACTCCAGCGGGCCCGAAGGTGGACCCGCATCTCAAGACAACGACATATATTTCACCTCGTCAAAGTCCGACAGCTGCAGGACTGTGGACTTACCGACAAACTCCTCGGACGTTTACAACTACAAGACTTTGGCTTACTCTGGGGGGACGCTGCCCAGAAACTTCAAAAAG GGTGCTGGGCTACAGAAGTGGAAACCCCTAACACAGTCACCAGAACCACAAAG aAAGGTGGTGGTCCTGgagaaaaaggaagaggagTCATTTGGATTTGAGATCCAG ACTTACGGCCTGCACCATCAAGACCAAAACTCGGTGGAGATGTGCACGTTCGTGTGTAAGGTGCACGATGACAGCCCGGCCCAGCAAGCAGGACTTAAAGTTG gggacACCATCGCAAGCGTGAACGAGGCCACTGTGGAGGGATTTCGGCACAAGGACATCGTTCAGCTCATAAGGGCCTGCGGCAACACACTCAG GCTGGAGACAGTTTACAGTGACTCAATCCGAAAAGCAGAGCTGGAAGCCCGGCTGCAGTATCTGAAG CAAACTCTTCATGAGAAGTGGGATGAATATCGGTCGTTGATGGTGCAGGAGCAGAGGCTTGTTCACG GCATAGTAATGAGTGATGCTGCAGTGTACGAGTCCCTGGAGTCAGCAGGCGTGTATGGCAGCCTCGGCACTCCCAGCCCTGTCGCTCAGAGAGCCATCCGCTGCGCCggcagcaccagcagcagcgCCAGCCTTCTCAGCACAGCCACCGAGGACGACCCTCTCTACCAGACCTGCCTGTACCCGGTCGACGGTGGCTTGGATTCCATCGACCACAccagaacagagaaaaagaaagagcagcagcagccgcagaGGCAGCAACGTCTCCGACCAGCCAGCGAGCTCTTCACGACGGCCAAAACGCATCTGACCCGCAGCGCAAGCACACGCAGCTACACCAGGGGATCTTCTTCATCGTTGCCATCGTCCACTTCGGGGGAGAAGCAGGGAGGATTTAACTCCCTGCAGAAGAAGCCCAAACAGAAAAGCTTCCGCAGGCAACTCCTGAAATTCATCCCGGGCTTGAACCGAccgctggaggaggaggagagcaaaCTGTGA